The DNA window GGTTCGTCGAGGACGTACAGCACGCCCACGAGACCCGACCCGATCTGCGTGGCGAGTCGGATGCGCTGGCTCTCCCCGCCGGAAAGCGTCGAGGCTTCGCGGTCGAGCGTGAGATACTCCAACCCGACCTCGCACATGAACCCGAGGCGTGCCCGGATCTCCTTGAGGATCTCCTCGGCGATCTTCCGGTCTCGGGCGCTCATCCCGTCTTCGACGCCCTCGAAGTGTTCGAGCGCGTCGCCGATGCTCATCCGGTTGACCTCGCTGATCGCGGTATCCGCGACGAGCACCGCCCGCGAGGCGTCCTTGAGGCGCGTGCCGTCACACGTCGGGCAGGTGGTGATCGACATGTAGTCCTCGATGTGCTCGCGCGTGCTGTCGCTGTCCGTCTCGACGTGTCGGCGCTCGAGGTTCGGGATGACGCCCTCGAAGCGCTTTTGCTTGCGCCGGGTGCCGTTTCTCGTCTGGCGCTCGAACAGCACCTGCTCGCGCGTGCCGTAGAGGAACTGCTCGCGGACATCTTCGGACAACTCCTCGAACGGCGTCGACAGCGACACGTCGAAGTGGTCCGCGACGGCGTCGAGCCGGGTCTGGTAGTACGACCGCTGGTAGCTCCACGGCTCGAAGACGTGCTTGAGCGGCTTCGATGGGTCTTCGATGACCAGCTCCTCGCTGACTTCCTTGGTGTGGCCGATCCCGTCGCACTCCGGGCAGGCGCCGTGTGGCGAATTGAACGAGAACGAGCGCGTCTCGATCTCGGGCAGGTCGATGCCACACTCCGTGCAGGCCAGATCCTCGGAGAACTCGACGACGAGTCGCTCGTCGGCCGAGTCGTCTTTCTCGCCGCCGACGCCGAGGTCGCCGGTCGAGCGCGCCGTGGCACCGACATCGACATCTTCGGGCGGGTTCGGCAGGATCACCTTCAGGACGCCCTCGGCCTCTTCCAGCGCGGTCTCGACGGAGTCGGCGATCCGCGAGCGCGCCTCTGTGGAGATCTTCACCCGGTCGACGATCACGTCGATCGTGTGGTCGTAGTTCTCGTCCAACTCGGGGCGCTCCATCGTCAGGTCGTGCTCCTCGCCGTCGACCTCGACGCGCGAGTACCCTTCCGAGACCAACTCGTCGAACAGGTCCTCGAACGCCCCCTTTTGGTCGCGGACGACCGGCGCGGCGAGCTTGGCTTTCGTGCCCTCCGGAAGGTCGAGCAGTCGCGTCACCATGTTCTGGGCGCTCTGCTCGCCGACCTCCCGGCCGCACTCGGGGCAGTGTGGCGTCCCGACGCGGGCGTACAGCAGGCGCAGGTAGTCGTGCAGTTCGGTGACAGTCCCGACCGTCGAGCGGGGGTTGTTCGCTGCGTTCTTCTGGTCGATCGAGATCGCCGGGCTGAGCCCCTCGACGGTCTCGACTTTCGGCTTGTCCATCTGGCCCAAGAAGTTCCTGGCGTACGCCGACAGACTCTCGATGTACCGGCGCTGGCCCTCGGCGTAGACGGTCTCGAACGCGAGCGAGGACTTCCCCGAGCCGGACAGTCCCGTCACCACGTTGAACTGCTCGCGGGGGATCTCCACGTCGAGGTCCTGTAGGTTGTTCTCCTCGGCGCCACGGACCTCGATGTACTCCTTGCTCATCTACACACAGGAAGCGCCGCGACGAATGAAGTGTTGTCGGTTGCGGCCGAACCGCCGACGGTTCCGCTCCTCGACGCCGTTGCCGAGTGTACTCGGGAAATATTTCGACGAACCACGACTGCGAAAATTCAAGTGCCTTGCCCGAAGTAAGACCAGGCATGGCAACTGCAGACGATGGGTCGATCGCTGGGATCGACCTCACAGACAGCGAGTATCAGGTCGTTCAGTCGCTGATCCGGAACAAGTACAAGGCCACCGACGCGGCCGGCAACGTGGTCCTCAGAGGGAAACAGAAGATGTTCAAGATGAAAGAGGAGTTCCCCTTCACCGACGGCGAGGGCAATGACGTCTTCACGGTGAAAGCCGGCGGTATCATCGACGTTGCCGGCAACTACGTGCTCACCGACGCCCAGACCGGCGAGGACGTTGCGATCCTCGACAACGACTACTCGATCTTCCAAGACACGTGGAAGATCCGAGACGCCGAGACCGAGGCCAAGATCGCCGAGATCAACTCGCGGGGTGCGATGATCACCGCCGCGCGGAACCTCGTCCCGTTCGGCGAGTGGATCCCCCACAAGTACGAGATCACCGACCAGAGCGGGGACCACGTCGGCAACATCTCCGGACAGATGTCGCTGAAAGACACCTACGACATCACCATCGACGACGCCAGCGACGTGCCCAAAGAGACTGTCGTCGCCGCCGCG is part of the Natronoarchaeum philippinense genome and encodes:
- the uvrA gene encoding excinuclease ABC subunit UvrA codes for the protein MSKEYIEVRGAEENNLQDLDVEIPREQFNVVTGLSGSGKSSLAFETVYAEGQRRYIESLSAYARNFLGQMDKPKVETVEGLSPAISIDQKNAANNPRSTVGTVTELHDYLRLLYARVGTPHCPECGREVGEQSAQNMVTRLLDLPEGTKAKLAAPVVRDQKGAFEDLFDELVSEGYSRVEVDGEEHDLTMERPELDENYDHTIDVIVDRVKISTEARSRIADSVETALEEAEGVLKVILPNPPEDVDVGATARSTGDLGVGGEKDDSADERLVVEFSEDLACTECGIDLPEIETRSFSFNSPHGACPECDGIGHTKEVSEELVIEDPSKPLKHVFEPWSYQRSYYQTRLDAVADHFDVSLSTPFEELSEDVREQFLYGTREQVLFERQTRNGTRRKQKRFEGVIPNLERRHVETDSDSTREHIEDYMSITTCPTCDGTRLKDASRAVLVADTAISEVNRMSIGDALEHFEGVEDGMSARDRKIAEEILKEIRARLGFMCEVGLEYLTLDREASTLSGGESQRIRLATQIGSGLVGVLYVLDEPSIGLHQRDNDRLLNTLEELRDLGNTLLVVEHDEETMHRADSVIDLGPGPGKRGGEIVAQGDTEEIMAADESITGDYLAGRKQIPVPEERRDADGHITIEGARQHNLDDLSVDLPIGSFTAITGVSGSGKSTLMHDVLYKGLAREMNDNTSVRPGDHDAIEGLDQIETVRLIDQSPIGRTPRSNPATYTGVFDYIRELFAQTELSKQRGYEKGRFSFNVKGGRCEECGGQGTVKIEMNFLSDVHVPCEECDGARYNDETLDVEYKGKTIADVLEMSVEEAYDFFEHDSRIERRLKLLKDVGLDYMKLGQPSTTLSGGEAQRIKLAEELGKKQTGDTLYLLDEPTTGLHSADERKLIDVLQRLTDNGNTVVVVEHELDLIKNADHVLDLGPEGGERGGQIVAAGTPEHVARTDDSHTGRYLRDLLPDVDMQGPRSDREKAAPAADDD
- a CDS encoding LURP-one-related/scramblase family protein; the protein is MATADDGSIAGIDLTDSEYQVVQSLIRNKYKATDAAGNVVLRGKQKMFKMKEEFPFTDGEGNDVFTVKAGGIIDVAGNYVLTDAQTGEDVAILDNDYSIFQDTWKIRDAETEAKIAEINSRGAMITAARNLVPFGEWIPHKYEITDQSGDHVGNISGQMSLKDTYDITIDDASDVPKETVVAAAMVIDAIQGN